Proteins co-encoded in one Salvia splendens isolate huo1 chromosome 4, SspV2, whole genome shotgun sequence genomic window:
- the LOC121799512 gene encoding uncharacterized protein LOC121799512, which produces MRISYPNQKMGPLPLCLPLKLPFPTFAISPNLRPPLRFNLRNSQRASASPARDRVIDFGKYKGRMLGSLPSGYLKWVSTNLRAGDTEEWARLADRVLADPVYCDRIEWEAAENILSGNAATSSGGSAVAELLEISERFGWDNEDKIGWSKVDFGLLGTSRGGRIPRAAARVDLNKQEEEEEVRRIESGEGGRRGERRDRVRARRLRKKTSSEGTMVEDKDTSSPAAGGVGNGCPFPGREALFKKVLNPEY; this is translated from the coding sequence ATGAGAATAAGTTATCCAAATCAGAAGATGGGTCCGCTTCCGCTTTGCCTTCCACTGAAACTCCCATTCCCAACATTCGCCATTTCCCCCAATCTACGGCCGCCGCTCAGATTTAACCTAAGAAATTCGCAGCGAGCCTCGGCGAGTCCGGCGCGCGACAGAGTGATCGACTTCGGGAAATATAAAGGTAGGATGCTGGGGAGCTTGCCGTCGGGTTACCTAAAATGGGTGTCGACGAATCTGCGAGCCGGAGACACGGAGGAGTGGGCCAGGCTGGCCGACCGGGTGCTGGCTGACCCGGTGTACTGCGACCGCATCGAGTGGGAGGCGGCCGAGAACATCCTCAGTGGAAACGCGGCCACGTCCTCCGGCGGAAGCGCGGTTGCGGAGCTGCTGGAAATTAGCGAGAGATTCGGGTGGGACAACGAGGATAAGATCGGGTGGAGCAAGGTTGATTTCGGGCTGCTGGGGACGTCTAGGGGCGGGAGGATTCCCCGGGCGGCGGCGCGTGTGGATTTGAACAAacaggaggaggaggaggaggtgcGGAGGATTGAGAGCggggaaggagggagaagaggAGAGAGGAGGGATAGAGTGAGGGCCAGGCGACTGAGGAAGAAAACGAGTAGTGAGGGGACAATGGTGGAAGACAAGGACACTTCTTCTCCGGCCGCCGGCGGAGTTGGGAATGGCTGTCCTTTTCCGGGGAGGGAAGCCCTGTTCAAGAAGGTTCTCAATCCAGAATATTGA